A segment of the Leptospira andrefontaineae genome:
GCAGAAGATGCCGGTTTATTTCCCCAAGGTAAGGCGCTTGCAAATGTGGCAGAAGGGATCACTGACAAAAGAGGAAGGCTGCCGATCAATCCATCCGGAGGCTTGAAAACAAGAGGTCATCCGGTGGGAGTTTCAGGTCTCGCGCAGATCGCTGAACTTTGTGAATTTATGAATACGAATGATACGGATACTGCACTCGGTTTATCCATCGGAGGATTGGGAGTGAATAATTTTGCAACCATCCTAGAGGCGAAAAGATAAATGTCCGAAAATATTTTAGTCATCCAAACCGCATTCTTAGGCGACCTGATCTTAACTACTCCGTTATTTAGGGAGATCAAGAGAAGGTTTCCTGGATCTAAAATGACAGTGATCGTGAACAAGGGGACCGAATCCGTTTTAGAAGGGAATCCTTGGATAGATCAGATCATCCCTTTGGATAAAAAACAGATCAAATCTTCCTTTTTCGGTTTTTGGGATTTCTGTAAAGAATTAAGAAAACATAATTTTGCAATTTGTATTTCTCCACATTTTTCATTTCGTTCTTCCATAATCTCTTTTTTAAGCGGAGCTAAAAGAAGGATAGGTTATAAGACAGCAGGATTTTCATTTTTATTAAATGAAAAAAAGCCAAGATTATTAAGAGGACCTCATGAGGTGGACAAACTTCTTTCTCTTATTTATTCGGAAGAAGAAAGAAAGACTATTTCGAGGCGGCCCGAACTGTTTTGGAAACCTGAATCAGTTATAGGGATCCAATCCGAAATGAAAAAGAATGGTTTGGAAAAGGGGAATTATATACTCGTTTCTCCTTCTTCTGTTTGGGAAACAAAACGTTTACCGGCGGATAAATTCAAAACGGTTAGTAAACTTCTACATGAAAGAACTGGACTAAAAATCGTTCTGACCGGAGGCAAAGGAGATTCTAAACTTTGCGAAGAAGTAGGAGAAGGTTTCGGGATCAACCTTGCCGGTAAGACATCCCTTCCTGAGATGAGTTATCTGATGAGTGGAGCAGCACTTCTTGTGACCAATGATTCTTCTCCCATTCATTTTGCTTCTGCATTTAATATTCCAACTCTGGCCGCTTTCGGCGCCACCATCCCTGCATTCGGTTATACTCCATTGGCAAGCAAAGTGTTTATATCGGAAATAAACGGCCTAGACTGTCGTCCTTGCGGTATTCATGGGGGAAGGGTCTGCCCTAAAAAACATTTTCGTTGTATGTTGGAACAGGATACGGACAGAATGGTGGAAGAAGGAATTCGTCTAATAAAAGGATAATTATGGACCAAAACATTTTTAGAAAACGGATCCGAGAAGTTCAGAATCTTTTGAAAGAGTCGGAAGTCCTACTTATCTTTGCTGCTCCTCAAAAGATCCGTAATAGAGATGTGGAGTATAAATTTAGACAGGACTCCGATTATTATTATCTGACAGGTATTGAGGAAGAAGATGGTGTTTTGGTTTTACGTAGGGACTTCTCCGCTCATTTTGCACTTCCTAAAGATAAAGAAAAAGAAATTTGGACAGGCATTCGTCTTGGCAGAGAAGAGATCAAAAGAAGGTTAGAGCTGGATCAAAGTTTTGATCTTGGAGAATGGGATTCTAAAATTTCGGATATTCTCACCAATCAATTCACACTATATCATTTTTTTGGAAAGGACTCCAAAAGAGATTCAGAGTTACTCGAACTGATCAGTTCTTTGAACAGAAGACTCCGAGAAGGTAAATTCGGTCCCCAAAGATGGGAAATCCCTAATTTTCTCCATGAGATGAGAATGTTAAAATCCCCGGAAGAGATCGATAAATTAAAAGAGTCTTCCAGGATCACTGCACTCGGCCATGAGAGATTATTCAAAGAAACGAAAGTCGGGATGTACGAATTCGAATTAGAGTCCATTCTGGAATCTGAATATTTGAAACATGGCGCATGGGGTGGAGGGTACGGCCATATAGTCGCCGCAGGAAAAAATGCAACCATTCTACATTATACGACTAACAGAGCAAAGATCGGAGATAACGAACTTATTTTAGTGGATAGCGGAGCGGAGAAGGATTATTATACCGCAGACGTTACCCGCGTTTTCCCTTCGGGAAAAAAATTCACTTCAGAACAAAGAACTATTTATCAACTCGTATTGGATGTGCAGAAACAGGCGATCTTGGATACAAAACAAGGTGTGGAGTTTAATGCAGTTCATGAGAAGACTGTGAAAAATCTGACTTCCGGATTGATTGACATAGGGTTATTGAAGGGAAATATTTCAGAGGTCATAGAAAGGGGAGAATACCGCAGATTTTATATGCATAGGACAGGTCACTATCTCGGAATGGATGTGCATGATGTAGGGCGCTATTTCGAGAATGGAAAAAGTAAACCTATGCAGAATGGGCTTGTTGTAACTGTGGAACCAGGATTATATTTTGATCCTACGGATGAAACAATTCCTGCGGGATTCAGAGGGATCGGAGTTCGAATAGAGGATGATGTTTTGGTGAACGGAGACAGCCCTGTAGTTCTGACTTCTATGATCGCGAAAGAAGTGGATGAGATTGAGGCGATGAGAGCCTGACGAAAATTTTCAATTCAATTTCTATAATGTAGACTGGAATATTCATTCCAAGTAATCTTTCGTATGGAGCGGGGCCGCCGGTTTTATGTTTGACTGCGATTTCGATTTCTTGCTTACGTCTCTAAAATTTTCGTCTTAGTCGCTAATCCCGGTCTAAGACGAACTAAATTCAAAAATTTTAATATTCCTTTCATTTTTCATTTGCTGATATCCACTGCATGCTATGGATTCGATCCCAACATTCGGGAGCGAATATGGAAGAAATATTTAGAAAACAAATATTAGAGAACAAAGGAACGATCCAAGTGGATTGGAGAATTCCTTTGGAAATGGAATCGATCTGGAGAGACGGGGTCTTACGTTTGGGTGAACCGAAGGAAATTCTACAATTCCTGATCTCATCTTTTAGAGAAAGGCGACAAAAGGGCAAAATTCTGAGATTCGATTTTGAAAAAGTAAAAAGTAGCGATTCCAGAAAAAGGATTAGAGTTTATGGGGCCGATTATTGGGAAGCAACAGGTTACGCTAAGGAAAGGAATGTTTCTACTAGTAGTTTTTTGAATTCACTTTTAAGGATGGAGTGGATCTTGACTTCCGGGTTTCAGTCGTTTCGAAATGAAAATTCAAATCTGAAAAATGAAATTTCAAAAAACGAGGATCAGTTTCTGTCCTGGGGAGCTTAGGCTCGGAACATTATGTTGGAATTCCAACATAGATTGTGAATGGAAATTGGGTTGAAGTT
Coding sequences within it:
- a CDS encoding glycosyltransferase family 9 protein; translated protein: MSENILVIQTAFLGDLILTTPLFREIKRRFPGSKMTVIVNKGTESVLEGNPWIDQIIPLDKKQIKSSFFGFWDFCKELRKHNFAICISPHFSFRSSIISFLSGAKRRIGYKTAGFSFLLNEKKPRLLRGPHEVDKLLSLIYSEEERKTISRRPELFWKPESVIGIQSEMKKNGLEKGNYILVSPSSVWETKRLPADKFKTVSKLLHERTGLKIVLTGGKGDSKLCEEVGEGFGINLAGKTSLPEMSYLMSGAALLVTNDSSPIHFASAFNIPTLAAFGATIPAFGYTPLASKVFISEINGLDCRPCGIHGGRVCPKKHFRCMLEQDTDRMVEEGIRLIKG
- a CDS encoding aminopeptidase P N-terminal domain-containing protein; translated protein: MDQNIFRKRIREVQNLLKESEVLLIFAAPQKIRNRDVEYKFRQDSDYYYLTGIEEEDGVLVLRRDFSAHFALPKDKEKEIWTGIRLGREEIKRRLELDQSFDLGEWDSKISDILTNQFTLYHFFGKDSKRDSELLELISSLNRRLREGKFGPQRWEIPNFLHEMRMLKSPEEIDKLKESSRITALGHERLFKETKVGMYEFELESILESEYLKHGAWGGGYGHIVAAGKNATILHYTTNRAKIGDNELILVDSGAEKDYYTADVTRVFPSGKKFTSEQRTIYQLVLDVQKQAILDTKQGVEFNAVHEKTVKNLTSGLIDIGLLKGNISEVIERGEYRRFYMHRTGHYLGMDVHDVGRYFENGKSKPMQNGLVVTVEPGLYFDPTDETIPAGFRGIGVRIEDDVLVNGDSPVVLTSMIAKEVDEIEAMRA